The genome window TACAACGAAAAAGAGATGATTTGCTTTGTCGTAATAGGGGTGTAGTAGTTGATTTTAGCAGATATATACTTGTAACTTGCCGTAAGAAAATCGTATTGATGAATAATCATTTTTTGTGTAACCTGTTTTTCCGATGGCATCAATAACTCCTTTTTTAATGGAAACTTTTTGCTTTTCGAAAAAGTGATAGACCCCCACGATTTTCTGAAAAACACTCTGTATCCGGTTTTTAACGTGAAATCAAAAGCGTTGGAATAAAGTCGATAGTTAGGGTAAACATATTTTTCTTCGTATTTGTTGTAACTGATAATAGGGCATATCCAAGCCGCATTTTTACTATTTATTTGGTATTCATAAAGTATTGATGTGGCAAGGTTATAAGGTAAAAGCAGGTGTTTTACGGCAGAGTAATTAAGTTTATATGACACGATGGTTGGGTTATGATGCACTATTATGGTGTCATATTGATTTTCAATGCTTTTATTGCTTGCTATTTGTGCGTTTAGGCTTAAAAGCAATTTGTTTTTTTCAAACTCTTTCAGATAGCTCATTTCCATATTAGAAATCAATCTATTGATAATACCAGGCGTACGCACATCATCTGTGGTGGCAGCTTTTTGGTGAGTTAAGTTTAGATGCACAAGCCAACCTTTATTTTTTTTGTGAGCCAATTGCAAACCTCCGTTCCACTCGTTCATCAGAAAATATCGTGAGTAGTTACTGCTAACTTTCGTGAGTTGATAGTCATACAAGCCAAATCCCCGCATAGAGAAATATCTATCTTTTCTATCGTCTTTTAGTGAACTACTCGACATTGCTTGCTTGTAATTTATATAGCCAAAGTTCATTCCTAAACAATATGATTTTAAGGGATATAAAGCTCCGATAGTTAATTTTATTTCTGATACATTATTTATTGGACGAGGGTCAACTTTTCGATGCATAATGGTTCCTCTATAATTTAAACCACCACCGAGTTGCATTTTTCCGATTTTATGTGCGTAAGATGCTCCTATTTTGTAACTTTCTGAATAATAATCTCCGCCAATACTATCTGCAACTAAATGAGGGTAAAATAACTCCGTGTCTGCAATATCTGTCCACGCTGTGTTTCGTTTAACTCCTGTTTGATAGGAAGCAAAACCGGAAACTACTGATTTGGAAATGTCCGACTTGTATCCTTTAGCGATTATGTTGAAGAGTGAGAAATCGTTGCCATCGAAAATACTGTAAAGGGTTTTGTCATCGCTGTTTCCTTTATTTAGTTCCATGTTTATTTGAATGTCTTGCTGTAAAGGCATTAGAGAAAAAGCTGTAGGATTGAGTGTTAGTCGTCTTACTCTGTCATAAATAGGCGATTGGGCGTTGAACCGTTCAGCATTGCTTTGTCCAAACAGTAGTTGCCCCGTTGATAAGACAATTGTTATTAAAATTGCTACAATGTTAATTTTTATCTTGCTTTTTCTCATACAGCGTTGATTATTGATAATTTAAGAAGTGCCGACCGACTTGGTCGGTCACTTCTTAGTTTTTCAAATCTCACATATGAAAACTATTTTACAATTACGCGCGGACTTGGTGTAGCATTTGGTGTAAAGTCATTTGTTGAATTATTACTATCTTTTAGTATAGCTCTACCATTTTCCTCTTTTTCAAATTTACGCTGCACGCATTTTCCTATATATGCTGCATCGCAATATGTGTATCCTGCGTCAAGTGATGCTGGAAATACTGTTGAAGTATAGCCTGAAGGCTCAGCGCATTGTACAGCGTCAATAATATATTTAGCAGGAATAGCGTAAGAGCTTTTTGTAGTTCCATTTGGCATTGTTGTAGTAGCAGGATGTGCATCTAAAAATGCTTGTGTTTCTGCAACAGGCATTTGGAAAATGTAATAACCTTCATATCCTCTTGTGTGTAGCATGCTGATAGATGCCGAAGAGCTATAATATTTTATTAAATTGGGTACTTCTGGCACATCAATATCCAGCTTGTGATCGTCATACCACTCGAAGTCAGCAATGGACATGTCTACCGGTGAGTTCGGATTCAGAGTGTCAAGCTTATGATTTAGTCCTTGGTCAGCAAGAATAATGCTTTTGCCGGGAGCTACAGGATGCTCTTTGCCACTTCCGGGTACTTGAAAAATAAAGGAAGGAACTATTTCATTTTTTTCTTTGTATTGTCCCCAGTTGTTTTCTAGTGCAGTGTTGTCATAGGTTTTGCAGAAAATTAGCCCGTCTGCATAAAGCGTTTCATCGCTGTTATTGTAAATTTCGATGTATTGGTCTTTAAAGTAATTTTTATCAGCAGGAGTTTTGCTGCCGGTAAAATAAACTTCTTTAATTACCCAAGTAGATGAAGCTTTTGACGCCGACAACTTTATCGTTACTTCAATAGTTTCGCTATTTATAGCATAGTTATCTATTTTGCCTTGATAATAGATAGCTTCTGATTTTTTTGAAGCGAAAAAATTGTAGTTTCCGTGTTCTATTTTCACGGTAGCTTTTCCACTATTATTCGTTTTTACTTCACCACTTGTTTTGTTCGCAATGTTTTCCCATTGGATTACTACGTCATTTTTACTATCAATATAATCATTGGGAAATTCCACATTGATAGTTACATTGCTGAACTGTATTGGTTCATCGGGTTTGCAAGCGAACATTGTCGCTACAATAATGCTCAGTAGAGCTGTCTTTTGGATAAATTGTTTCATTTTTTTCATTTTTCTTTCTTTTTAATTGTTTTTATAGTTTTATTTCGATTTCAATTCCGAAGTAGGGTGTGATTCTTATTTTTTCAGGTAGGTTTAAATTGTTGTAATACAATGGACTGAAAAAGAGTAATCTATTGGAGTAAAAGGATATTCGAACTTTGTCTGTTATCTCTTTTGTAGCTTTTAAATCAATACTGAGTTGCAACGGTTTTTTGTTTGTTTGAAAAAAAGTCTTGGAAAATTCCTGTACTAAAAAACGCAGTGTAGGATCATCTTTGTCGGCGTCAGTAAATGTCATTTGCTCATCCATGCCTACTCCAAAGTATGCAATAGGTATTCCTGAAAAATATTTGGTTTTATATCGTGTAAGCCAGAGGGCTTGTATTTTTGTTGTGAAAATCAATCGGTATTTTTTTAAATGGGTATTGAACCACAAATTTGTATTGAGACGACTTTGAGTGTTACCTCTGTTCCAACCATAAATGCCTACGTATCTATATGGTTTTCCGGCTTGAATAATAGAAGGGCGGTTCATTATAGGCAGGCTTTCATCATAAGTAGTTTGATAGTAAGCGCCATTGATAAGAATGGATGTTGCTAAAGGTTTTATAATAGGTGTTGAGAATGTGTATTCTATGCCTTTTTTTATTACTTTCTCTCCGTTTACAGGAATTGAATAAGCATCTAATAAGCTGTCTTTATAGACTTGAAAATCTGATATTTGAGGCTTGTTCTCAAAAATTATATTGCTACGATATTCGTTTACTTCAAGCCAATAATAGTGGGTGTTGTTTTTGAAGCCTTCGCTTGATTTTTCATAGAAGCACAATATGTTTAATTTTGATTTGTTTACTTGCATATTGAGACCGAGCTCTGCTTTACGGTTACGATTGGGCTTCAGAAGAGGATTGGAGCGTTCGTTTGTTCTTGTAGTAACCCACAATAGTTTGTTTGATTGATTCTGAGAGTAGTAATTAAGGGAAATATAATCTAAATAATCTAGCTGAGGGTAGAGCATATCCAATGTTGGAAATTTGACGGTTTCTCCATAGCCTCCTTTTAGCGCTATTGTAATGTTTTTTTTCATACACTGAAACCTTGGGAATTGCCACCATCCGTTGATGCGAGGTTCAGGAAACCATTTTCTATACATATTGGCAAACGTGTTGCTTATTCCGGGAATATGGTTGAAGCGTATTCCAGCTATCAATTCCAAGTTGTTTTTTCCCACAGATGTAAATATTTTATCCTCTATATACACGGATAAATTTTGTAAAGCAGGAATCTCGTTAAATCTCCTTGGTCGCGATGATGTGGACGATGTTGGATAAGGTGGACGTAATAGGTCATAATCAAATCCTTTTCCAATATTTTTTTCGTATCGGTATTGTCCACCCCAGATTACTACGTGATTAATATTTTTGCCGCTTGTAAAGATGTTTTTTCCTTTTAAATGCGAGAAAAATGATACAGGTTTTCCTACCATTTTATAACTTGTGAAATACTCTGCAGGCAAATATATCCCTTCGTATTCTCCATCTGTTTTTGATATGGGCAATGGTACAACTCCGTTTGGACTAACGGTTAACATTCTGCTTGTAATGTCTCGAGTGTAATCGTATGCGATAGAGTGTTCCAACGAGTTGAGCCAAGGTTTCACTATTTTCCACTCCCAATTTCCGCTTATTTGCATGCGGTTATATTTAGCCAAGTAAGTATCCATTTTTGGTGTTAAATCGGGGTCATTCTTAGCAGCATCAAGAGTTCCTAGATAGAGCATTTTAATACCTAATTGAAGTGGTTTTTGAGCAAGTGTTGCTATATTGGTGTAATTTAGTTGTGAACTATATCTTTTATAAGATGTAAGAGATTCTCTCACGTTTGGATATGCGCTTGTGTAGTCTATTCCTCCATGAAGAGCACCCCATTTTCCGGGCAGATTAATACCTTTGCCAACATAAAATAGTTTTACGTTGGGATTAGCCTTTACTCGCATTTCTAATGGTTGCTTGCCAGATTTAGCTTTTGACAAAATAATACCGCTACTCAAGTCTCCGTATTGTGCGGATGGGATGCCTTGAATGACTTCTGCCGTTTCAATGTGGTCAGTAGAGAACATTCTTAAATCCACTCCTCGATTTACTGTATTTCGATTTCGCATACGACTGTCTATGGATATGTTTTGCAGGTTGGCATTATTTGACAGCGGAACTCCTCCGTCTCCTATAATGGCTGTGCCTAATGCTGTGTTATTAGTAGTTGTATTATTGCTGTTATAGCCGACTTGCCTTGAACTGATTTGTTCGCGTTCTGTTAATTTGCCATCTTGTGTCAGTTGTCCGGGTAAGAGCTGCATAATATCGCCAAGTGATGTTGGCTGAATATACTCCATTGTGGTTTTGTCTATTAATATTGCTGAACCGCTTTTTCCTTTTGGAGTGGCAACAATACTTACTTCATCTAAGTTTAGCGTTTGTACAACTAAATAAATTTGTAACGAGGTATCGGAAATAAAGTTAATGCTAAATTTTTGCGTAACATACCCCAAAAAATGTATTGATACATTGTGAACACCTTTTGGAATGCCATTTATGCGAAATTTACCATTTTCATCAGAGATTGTTCCAATATACAAGTCTTCAAGATGGATGCTTGCAAAAGCAATAGGGTTTCGTTTTTCTGCATCTTTTATTATCCCTGAAAAAGTAACCGTCCTATTCTGAGAAAACAGTTTTGGCACGATAGAGGAGAAAACTATCGTGTAAAGTAGCAAAATGACTCTATTCCACCTTTTATTTATCATAATAGCAGCATAAATAAAATAGGCACAAATATTCCTGCTAATAATTCAATACCACCTCGTCCTAAAATGCCTTTTTTACCTTTATTCATTAATATTCCGGTAATTGTAATTATGATAAGCGAAACAGCAAAAATGTCAGAAAATATAGTCCACCATCTTCCAGGATTATAATGTAAACGGTTGAAATGGCTGATGATAGGACGCCTTTTCAGTGCCTCGTAAACAGCTTTTCCACTTTGCATATCCACTTCTAGCGAAGAACCACCTTTTAGAAAAACTTTCATCTTATCGTTTTCGGGGAAGTAATGTTTTGTATAATTTTTCTCTTCTTTTATCGGTTTCAACATGTCAATTACTGTTGCTTTAGAAACACTTTCTTTCGTCATGGGAAATTTTCCTTCTGCTTGTAAACTTTGTAGTCTTATTGTATAGTTTGGATTGATGCTGTTGCGATGATTAAGCATAATGCCTGATACGGCGTAAATTATGACAACACCCGAGAAGAAAAACGCCAAATCGCGATGAATTATACGAAACCATTTGCGAAAATATGCTCCCGTAAAACGTTTTTTAGCTTTATTATTTTTTAGTATGTTTAGTTTGTTCTCCACCTACTTTATTTTATATTCAATAGCTTCTACAAAATAGAATGACAGGTAGTTTTTTCCTTCTTTTTCATTTCGTTCAGCTATGCGTTTGCGAAAATTGTCAATACGCTCTTGTTCTGTATTAGCTGGTTTTTCGTTTTGAGCTTTTTGCTCAGTAGCACATCCGCCATCTTCATCACCGTGCTCTTCTGCAGTTCCAGATGCCAATTCTGTTTCCCAATTTACCAGAAAGGATTCATCAATACGTTGTTCCATTAAAATACCTTTAACTTCTACGATACTGTTCACGGTTTCTTGATTGAAACTGCCAATGTTACCTCCTGCTTCTACGCGGATGGTTTTAGTGTCGTCGCTACCCATCAAGAAAATCTTTTTCCCTCCGTGTTGGCAAATATGCGTACAAACTCCGTCAATAACTATGGTATCGCCAACGAATTTTTCAGCATTGTTTAATAAAGAGTCCACCTGCATTATTTCAGAAACATTATTTGTTTCGTTTAAGTTGTTTTGTTGTTTCTGATTACATGAAACTAGCACAAAAGATAGTGCTAAAACAAAAATGGATAAAAATGTTTTTAAAGTTTTCATTGTCTTTTTCATTGCTTTTAGTATTAAAATTGAAAACATGTAAGAAACATGAAGTAATTTCTGGCGCAAAATTCAAAATAATTATTAGGGTGGGCAATCGCTAAAACATGGTATTTTTTGAGTAAAATATCATCATTTTTGGGTATTGTTTTCTGTTTTTATAGGTAATAATTTTGTCGAATAAATTTTTAAAAGTTACAACACGATGAAAAAAATATCAATAATTTACGGTTCAACAACCGACAATACAAAAGATACAGCCGAAAAAATTGCTGAACAATTAAAAGATTTTTGTCCAAAAATAAAAGATGTAGCAAAGTGCAATGCTGATGATTTCACTGACGCTGATTTCCTTATTTTAGGAACTTCTACTTGGGGTGCAGGGGAATTACAAGATGATTGGTATGGCATGTTATTGCAGTTGAAATCAGTAGATTTATCTGATAAAACAGTTGCTCTTTTTGGTTTGGGAGATTCAAATGGTTATTCCGATACTTTTGTAGATGGAATGGGTGAACTCTATAAGTTTTTCAATGGGAAAAATTGCAAAATCATAGGCTCTGTGTCCACAATGGAATATTGCTTTGACTATTCTAGTGCTGTTATAGATGGTGAATTTGTAGGACTACCTATTGATGCTGACAATGAAAGCGAGCTAACCGATGAGCGTGTAGCTGATTGGGTACAAAATATTAAACAATCATTCTAAAGATACGAAAATGAATGTTCTTGCACACTTAATTTATGAGTATAATAAAAAGCTACGGAGTTTAGCTCTTTACACTTTCCCTGCATCTGACAGAAAACGAGTAGAGAGCAAGTTGCGTGGCAGAGATATAGACTACGTTTTGCAAGAAGTTACTCCTAGCAAATACAATGTTTTTTTTGGTGAAACTTCTTGCGTAGATGTTATTCGTTTAATAGGCAACAAGCCACTTAATTTATATACCCCCGAAGAGGATTTTATGTTAGGTATAATGCTGGGCTACGATAGGCTTAGCCAATGTCGGCGCTATACACAACGGGCGTTTTTAAATGGTTACAGTAAAGTTAGTTAAAGGGTGTTTTTAATTTCAATGTAGTTACACAATTGCACATTTTTAGCTAACTTGAAAATATAAAGATGTGATTTTGTAACTTTTTCTTATTAA of Bacteroidales bacterium contains these proteins:
- a CDS encoding DUF2023 family protein, which codes for MNVLAHLIYEYNKKLRSLALYTFPASDRKRVESKLRGRDIDYVLQEVTPSKYNVFFGETSCVDVIRLIGNKPLNLYTPEEDFMLGIMLGYDRLSQCRRYTQRAFLNGYSKVS
- a CDS encoding DUF4876 domain-containing protein, which codes for MKKMKQFIQKTALLSIIVATMFACKPDEPIQFSNVTINVEFPNDYIDSKNDVVIQWENIANKTSGEVKTNNSGKATVKIEHGNYNFFASKKSEAIYYQGKIDNYAINSETIEVTIKLSASKASSTWVIKEVYFTGSKTPADKNYFKDQYIEIYNNSDETLYADGLIFCKTYDNTALENNWGQYKEKNEIVPSFIFQVPGSGKEHPVAPGKSIILADQGLNHKLDTLNPNSPVDMSIADFEWYDDHKLDIDVPEVPNLIKYYSSSASISMLHTRGYEGYYIFQMPVAETQAFLDAHPATTTMPNGTTKSSYAIPAKYIIDAVQCAEPSGYTSTVFPASLDAGYTYCDAAYIGKCVQRKFEKEENGRAILKDSNNSTNDFTPNATPSPRVIVK
- the fldA gene encoding flavodoxin FldA: MKKISIIYGSTTDNTKDTAEKIAEQLKDFCPKIKDVAKCNADDFTDADFLILGTSTWGAGELQDDWYGMLLQLKSVDLSDKTVALFGLGDSNGYSDTFVDGMGELYKFFNGKNCKIIGSVSTMEYCFDYSSAVIDGEFVGLPIDADNESELTDERVADWVQNIKQSF
- a CDS encoding peptidase, translated to MLKNNKAKKRFTGAYFRKWFRIIHRDLAFFFSGVVIIYAVSGIMLNHRNSINPNYTIRLQSLQAEGKFPMTKESVSKATVIDMLKPIKEEKNYTKHYFPENDKMKVFLKGGSSLEVDMQSGKAVYEALKRRPIISHFNRLHYNPGRWWTIFSDIFAVSLIIITITGILMNKGKKGILGRGGIELLAGIFVPILFMLLL
- a CDS encoding TonB-dependent receptor, translating into MINKRWNRVILLLYTIVFSSIVPKLFSQNRTVTFSGIIKDAEKRNPIAFASIHLEDLYIGTISDENGKFRINGIPKGVHNVSIHFLGYVTQKFSINFISDTSLQIYLVVQTLNLDEVSIVATPKGKSGSAILIDKTTMEYIQPTSLGDIMQLLPGQLTQDGKLTEREQISSRQVGYNSNNTTTNNTALGTAIIGDGGVPLSNNANLQNISIDSRMRNRNTVNRGVDLRMFSTDHIETAEVIQGIPSAQYGDLSSGIILSKAKSGKQPLEMRVKANPNVKLFYVGKGINLPGKWGALHGGIDYTSAYPNVRESLTSYKRYSSQLNYTNIATLAQKPLQLGIKMLYLGTLDAAKNDPDLTPKMDTYLAKYNRMQISGNWEWKIVKPWLNSLEHSIAYDYTRDITSRMLTVSPNGVVPLPISKTDGEYEGIYLPAEYFTSYKMVGKPVSFFSHLKGKNIFTSGKNINHVVIWGGQYRYEKNIGKGFDYDLLRPPYPTSSTSSRPRRFNEIPALQNLSVYIEDKIFTSVGKNNLELIAGIRFNHIPGISNTFANMYRKWFPEPRINGWWQFPRFQCMKKNITIALKGGYGETVKFPTLDMLYPQLDYLDYISLNYYSQNQSNKLLWVTTRTNERSNPLLKPNRNRKAELGLNMQVNKSKLNILCFYEKSSEGFKNNTHYYWLEVNEYRSNIIFENKPQISDFQVYKDSLLDAYSIPVNGEKVIKKGIEYTFSTPIIKPLATSILINGAYYQTTYDESLPIMNRPSIIQAGKPYRYVGIYGWNRGNTQSRLNTNLWFNTHLKKYRLIFTTKIQALWLTRYKTKYFSGIPIAYFGVGMDEQMTFTDADKDDPTLRFLVQEFSKTFFQTNKKPLQLSIDLKATKEITDKVRISFYSNRLLFFSPLYYNNLNLPEKIRITPYFGIEIEIKL